One genomic window of Novosphingobium aureum includes the following:
- a CDS encoding saccharopine dehydrogenase family protein — MSKVLVIGAGGVGSVAVHKMAMNPDIFSDIHLASRTVSKCEAIAESVMDRTGVKVETYAIDADDVEATSALIRQIGPELVVNLALPYQDLAIMDACLATGVNYMDTANYEPKDVAKFEYHWQWAYQDKFKEAGLTALLGSGFDPGVTSVFAMWLKKHKLKTIRLLDILDCNGGDHGQAFATNFNPEINIREVTAPARHWENGQFVETPAMANKQAFDFEAVGPKNMYMMYHEELESLAKFLPEMERGRFWMTFGDEYIKHLTVLQNVGMTRIDPVIYNGVEIVPLQFLKAVLPEPSSLGSTTKGKTNIGDIATGEALDGSGEKTFYIKNICDHEDAFEETGNQAVSYTTGVPAMVGAAMLLTGKWAGEGVFNMEQFDPDPFLAMLGEQGLPWSVEELAEPLPF; from the coding sequence GTGAGCAAGGTTCTGGTGATCGGCGCAGGCGGCGTCGGCTCGGTCGCGGTCCACAAGATGGCCATGAATCCCGATATCTTCAGCGATATCCATCTCGCCAGCCGCACGGTGTCGAAGTGCGAGGCAATTGCCGAATCGGTCATGGACCGCACTGGCGTGAAGGTCGAAACCTATGCCATCGATGCCGACGACGTGGAGGCGACTTCCGCGCTGATCCGCCAGATCGGCCCCGAACTCGTCGTCAATCTCGCGCTGCCCTATCAGGATCTCGCGATCATGGACGCGTGCCTGGCGACCGGCGTCAACTACATGGACACTGCGAACTACGAGCCCAAGGACGTGGCCAAGTTCGAGTACCACTGGCAGTGGGCCTATCAAGACAAGTTCAAGGAAGCCGGCCTGACCGCGCTGCTCGGCTCGGGCTTCGACCCCGGCGTGACCAGTGTCTTCGCGATGTGGCTCAAGAAGCACAAGCTCAAGACCATCCGCCTGCTCGACATCCTCGACTGCAACGGCGGCGATCACGGCCAGGCCTTCGCGACCAACTTCAACCCGGAAATCAACATCCGCGAAGTGACCGCGCCCGCGCGTCACTGGGAGAACGGCCAGTTCGTCGAGACCCCGGCGATGGCCAACAAGCAGGCCTTCGACTTCGAGGCCGTCGGCCCCAAGAACATGTACATGATGTACCACGAGGAGCTGGAAAGCCTCGCCAAGTTCCTGCCCGAGATGGAACGCGGCCGCTTCTGGATGACCTTCGGTGACGAGTACATCAAGCACCTGACCGTGCTGCAGAACGTGGGCATGACCCGTATCGATCCGGTGATCTACAACGGGGTCGAGATCGTGCCGCTGCAGTTCCTCAAGGCCGTGCTGCCCGAGCCCAGCTCGCTCGGCTCGACCACCAAGGGCAAGACCAACATCGGCGATATCGCGACTGGCGAAGCACTCGATGGTTCGGGTGAGAAGACGTTCTACATCAAGAACATCTGCGACCACGAGGACGCCTTCGAGGAAACCGGCAACCAGGCCGTTTCCTACACCACCGGCGTTCCGGCGATGGTCGGTGCAGCCATGCTGCTGACCGGCAAGTGGGCCGGAGAAGGTGTGTTCAACATGGAGCAGTTCGACCCCGATCCG
- a CDS encoding DUF3419 family protein, which produces MIPSKAEPNSGARLIEGAVVRDTAGRSARLLDKAFALAFKGLVYAQIWEDPVADMAALQITPESRILTIASGSCNALSYLTADPAAITCVDLNTAHVALGKLKLAAIRHLTDYAHLRRFIAEADHPDNLATYRERLAPHLDETTRRYWEGRDLVGRQRISAFTRGIYKQGLLGSFIGAAHVVARLYKVDLRELLGAETLEDQRRVFEERLAPVFERRLVRWLTDHPASLFGLGIPPAQYDALAGERRMADVLRARLEKLACDFPVNDNYFAWQAFSRGYGRESGAPLPPYLQQDNLPVVRERLDRLDIRHGNFTEVLRQSASASFDRYILLDAQDWMSDEQLTDLWTQITRTARPGSRVLFRTAAEPDLLPGRVPEGLLAQWDYRESESRRATRDDRSSIYGGVHLYVLKD; this is translated from the coding sequence GTGATCCCCAGCAAGGCAGAGCCGAACAGCGGCGCAAGACTGATCGAAGGCGCCGTCGTGCGCGACACTGCGGGCCGCAGTGCGCGGCTGCTCGACAAGGCGTTCGCGCTCGCTTTCAAGGGACTGGTCTATGCGCAGATATGGGAAGACCCCGTGGCCGACATGGCAGCGCTGCAGATCACGCCTGAGAGCCGGATACTGACCATCGCCAGCGGCTCGTGCAATGCACTGAGCTACCTCACTGCCGATCCGGCCGCGATCACCTGCGTCGATCTCAACACCGCGCACGTCGCGCTCGGCAAGCTCAAGCTCGCCGCGATCCGCCATCTGACCGACTATGCGCACCTGCGCCGCTTCATCGCCGAGGCCGATCATCCCGACAACCTTGCGACATACCGCGAACGCCTCGCGCCGCACCTCGACGAGACGACCCGGCGTTACTGGGAAGGCCGCGATCTCGTAGGGCGCCAGCGTATCAGCGCCTTCACCCGCGGCATTTACAAGCAGGGCCTGCTCGGCAGCTTCATCGGCGCCGCGCACGTCGTCGCCCGGCTCTACAAGGTCGATCTGCGCGAATTGCTGGGTGCCGAGACGCTGGAGGACCAGCGCCGCGTGTTCGAAGAACGCCTCGCGCCCGTGTTCGAGCGCCGCCTCGTGCGCTGGCTGACCGACCACCCCGCCTCACTGTTCGGCCTCGGCATTCCCCCTGCGCAATACGACGCACTGGCGGGCGAGCGGCGGATGGCCGACGTGTTGCGCGCCCGTCTCGAAAAGCTCGCCTGCGACTTTCCGGTCAACGACAACTACTTTGCCTGGCAGGCCTTCTCGCGCGGCTATGGGCGCGAAAGCGGCGCTCCCCTGCCCCCGTACCTCCAGCAAGACAACCTGCCGGTGGTGCGCGAGCGGCTCGACCGGCTGGACATCCGCCATGGCAATTTCACCGAAGTACTGCGCCAGAGTGCGAGCGCATCCTTCGACCGGTATATCCTGCTCGACGCGCAGGACTGGATGAGCGACGAGCAGCTGACCGATCTGTGGACCCAGATCACCCGCACCGCGCGCCCCGGCTCGCGCGTCCTGTTCCGCACTGCCGCCGAACCTGACCTGCTGCCGGGCCGGGTTCCCGAGGGGCTCCTTGCGCAGTGGGACTATCGCGAGTCGGAATCGCGCCGCGCCACGCGCGACGATCGCAGCTCGATCTACGGCGGCGTCCATCTCTACGTACTCAAGGACTGA
- a CDS encoding class I SAM-dependent methyltransferase, which produces MASHPQPGDHASLMDKVYRWQRPIYDVTRKYYLFGRDRLIGELDARAGMAVLELGCGTGRNLELIAKAWPGARLYGLDISAEMLKSARGRLGGKGRLALGDATAFDAQALFERIGFDRIVLSYAVSMIPDWQRAVRRAAASLVPGGSLQVVDFGPCDGLPAPLRALLYRWLARFHVAPRLDLPALAAEIARNHGLACEVVRGPLGYYQMVRLSR; this is translated from the coding sequence ATGGCCAGCCACCCGCAACCCGGCGACCACGCCAGCCTGATGGACAAAGTCTATCGCTGGCAGCGCCCGATCTATGACGTCACGCGCAAGTACTACCTGTTCGGCCGCGACCGGCTGATCGGCGAGCTCGACGCCCGGGCGGGCATGGCCGTGCTCGAACTGGGCTGCGGGACTGGGCGCAATCTCGAACTGATCGCCAAAGCCTGGCCCGGTGCAAGGTTGTACGGGCTCGACATCTCGGCCGAGATGCTCAAGAGCGCGCGAGGGCGACTGGGTGGCAAAGGGCGGCTGGCGCTGGGCGATGCGACAGCCTTCGATGCGCAGGCGCTGTTCGAGCGGATCGGCTTTGACCGCATTGTCCTGTCCTATGCCGTCTCGATGATCCCCGACTGGCAGCGCGCCGTGCGCCGGGCTGCGGCCTCGCTGGTGCCGGGTGGCAGCCTGCAGGTCGTCGATTTCGGCCCTTGCGACGGACTGCCCGCCCCCTTGCGCGCCCTGCTCTACCGCTGGCTGGCTCGCTTTCACGTCGCGCCCCGGCTCGACCTGCCCGCCCTTGCCGCTGAAATCGCGCGCAATCACGGACTTGCCTGCGAGGTCGTGCGCGGCCCGCTCGGCTATTACCAGATGGTGCGCCTCTCGCGCTGA
- a CDS encoding threonine ammonia-lyase, giving the protein MTDSPIRKPGAEGVALAARKIAQILPMTPLLPLEVEGRTIWCKAESLQPVGAFKIRGAWHRLTALTDQERAGGVVGVSSGNHAQGVAWAARRLAITATIVMPCDAPAVKLANTRALGAEVVLYDRPGGVDRDEVARRECAARGATLVHAFGDPWVIEGQGSVGIEIAAQMEALGLGAPVQIVTPCGGGGLAAGLALACPEAQIIPVEPEGWDDVCRSLAAGEIVAVGPGAPATACDALQTPATYPVNFEVLKARCAFGLVATPAEVRAAQRLAFEKLRLVIEPGGAAALAAVLAGKVELTERAAVVLSGGNTDAQAFARVLTQAD; this is encoded by the coding sequence ATGACCGATTCCCCAATTCGCAAGCCGGGCGCCGAGGGCGTGGCTCTCGCTGCACGCAAGATCGCGCAGATCCTGCCGATGACGCCGCTGCTCCCGCTAGAGGTCGAAGGGCGTACCATCTGGTGCAAGGCCGAGAGCCTCCAGCCGGTGGGCGCGTTCAAAATCCGTGGCGCATGGCACCGCCTTACCGCTTTGACCGATCAAGAGCGCGCGGGCGGCGTGGTCGGCGTGTCGAGCGGCAATCATGCCCAGGGCGTGGCATGGGCCGCGCGCCGTCTCGCGATCACCGCGACGATCGTCATGCCCTGCGATGCACCTGCGGTGAAACTTGCCAACACACGTGCGCTCGGTGCCGAAGTCGTGCTCTACGACCGACCGGGCGGGGTCGACCGCGACGAAGTGGCTAGGCGCGAATGCGCGGCGCGCGGGGCGACGCTGGTCCACGCCTTCGGCGATCCCTGGGTGATCGAGGGTCAGGGCAGCGTCGGCATCGAGATCGCGGCGCAGATGGAGGCGCTGGGCCTCGGCGCGCCAGTCCAGATCGTCACCCCATGCGGTGGTGGCGGGCTGGCCGCAGGCCTCGCGCTCGCCTGCCCCGAGGCGCAGATCATCCCGGTAGAACCCGAAGGCTGGGACGATGTCTGCCGCAGTCTCGCGGCAGGCGAAATCGTCGCCGTTGGCCCGGGAGCTCCCGCGACTGCCTGCGATGCCCTGCAGACCCCGGCGACCTACCCGGTCAATTTCGAGGTTCTCAAGGCGCGCTGTGCCTTCGGGCTCGTCGCCACGCCTGCCGAAGTGCGCGCGGCGCAACGGCTTGCCTTCGAGAAGCTGCGCCTCGTCATCGAGCCGGGCGGCGCGGCTGCGCTTGCGGCGGTGCTCGCGGGCAAGGTCGAACTGACCGAGCGCGCCGCCGTTGTGCTCTCTGGCGGCAATACCGACGCGCAGGCCTTCGCCCGCGTCCTGACGCAAGCCGACTGA
- the recA gene encoding recombinase RecA has protein sequence MAAQLKLIQEGKDKDSMDRQKALEAALAQIDRAFGKGSAMKLGSKEAMQVEAISTGSLGLDIALGVGGLPKGRVIEVYGPESSGKTTLALHCIAEAQKAGGTAAFIDAEHALDPVYAKKLGVDIDELIVSQPDTGEQALEITDTLVRSNAIDVLVVDSVAALVPRAEIEGEMGDSHVGLQARLMSQSLRKLTGSINRSKCMVIFINQLRMKIGVMYGNPETTTGGNALKFYASVRLDIRRTGQIKDRDDIIGNSTRVKVVKNKVAPPFKQVEFDIMYGEGISKIGEILDLGVKAGIVEKSGSWFSYDSIRIGQGRENAKNYLRENPEVRDRLEKAIRAHTAGLSEEMMVGPSAEDDE, from the coding sequence ATGGCTGCTCAGCTCAAGCTGATCCAGGAAGGCAAGGATAAGGATTCGATGGACCGTCAGAAGGCGCTCGAGGCCGCGCTCGCCCAGATCGACCGCGCGTTCGGCAAGGGCTCGGCGATGAAGCTCGGCTCGAAGGAGGCGATGCAGGTCGAGGCGATCTCCACCGGCTCGCTCGGGCTCGACATCGCACTGGGCGTGGGCGGCTTGCCCAAGGGCCGCGTGATCGAGGTTTACGGGCCGGAAAGCTCGGGCAAGACCACGCTGGCCCTGCATTGCATTGCCGAAGCGCAGAAGGCGGGCGGCACCGCGGCCTTCATCGACGCCGAACACGCGCTCGACCCGGTCTATGCCAAGAAGCTGGGCGTCGATATCGACGAACTGATCGTCTCGCAGCCCGACACCGGTGAACAGGCGCTCGAGATCACCGACACGCTGGTGCGCTCGAATGCAATTGACGTGCTGGTGGTCGACTCGGTCGCCGCGCTCGTACCGCGTGCGGAGATCGAGGGCGAGATGGGCGACAGCCACGTCGGTCTGCAGGCCCGTCTGATGAGCCAGTCGCTGCGCAAGCTGACCGGCTCGATCAACCGTTCGAAGTGCATGGTGATTTTCATCAACCAGCTGCGCATGAAGATCGGCGTCATGTACGGTAACCCCGAGACGACCACGGGCGGCAACGCGCTCAAGTTCTACGCCTCGGTTCGCCTCGACATCCGCCGCACCGGCCAGATCAAGGACCGCGACGACATCATCGGCAACTCGACCCGCGTAAAGGTGGTCAAGAACAAGGTGGCACCGCCGTTCAAGCAGGTCGAGTTCGACATCATGTACGGTGAGGGCATCTCCAAGATCGGCGAGATTCTCGACCTCGGCGTCAAGGCCGGGATCGTCGAGAAGTCGGGTTCGTGGTTCAGCTACGATTCGATCCGCATCGGGCAGGGCCGCGAGAACGCCAAGAACTACCTTCGCGAGAACCCGGAAGTGCGCGACCGCCTCGAAAAGGCGATCCGCGCGCATACCGCGGGCCTCTCCGAGGAAATGATGGTCGGTCCCTCGGCGGAAGACGACGAATAA
- a CDS encoding hybrid sensor histidine kinase/response regulator — protein MNEASKKLADKAGLAGIAERLSDIPVIIAALALSVGVVWLVSSDALLTGVFLAAMIVFAALAWSVSRRQAAEAAPEFAHPDWSVTVAALEHVDHAVAVTDRAGRLTCANSGYENAFDGLGAPAALTLDEGSQESLSSAARAALRDGQAQCEIVHRSAENPALPVRWGVNVRRAGRGDDFLVWTFSREGRREVVTDLAEQLRGRLGKGLGRAGISAALVAPDGMMIAASPSFAERATGDAGADLAGTPFVALLTQDEDECIGWSREGGQGAPLVLYHVPAADPDLAEDPDPETTPSLLLAVEAAQGLGGNAGGSGAAPHLEALLSQLPLGLGMADRDGRLLFANPAFMRAAGREGQLPPTYPTDLVVREDKRALSEAIRRFAQGPATAGDIAIRLASQPDEPVSLSLAGVRGLGEAAVLLGLTDTSEETRLKRQVAQATKMQAVGQLAGGVAHDFNNVLTAILGTCDLMLMRHTPGDSDYDDIQQIRANSNRAASLTRQLLAFSRQQTLRPEVLQLPDVVADVSQMLRRLIGEKIQLVVTHDRDLGPVRADPTQLEQVIVNLAVNARDAMQMQGGSRAGDGSGTLTLSTRRVTTTDVQALRSEIIPAGEYTALIVEDTGAGIPPEVLGKIFEPFFTTKEQGKGTGLGLSTVYGIVKQSGGFIFAESEVGKGTRFIVYLPVHHIVPGSAEDKGGKAPAPEVAPSQWAGGGAILLVEDEDTVRIVAERALTRQGYAVTCARDGEEGLEIVREGGTFDLVVSDVVMPTLDGPAMAREIRKLAPGLPVLFMSGYAEEQLRKEIGLSNAFFMPKPFSVQQLSEKVGDVLARAARR, from the coding sequence TTGAACGAGGCGAGCAAAAAGCTGGCCGACAAGGCGGGGCTTGCTGGCATCGCCGAGCGGTTGTCAGACATTCCCGTGATCATTGCCGCGCTTGCGCTCAGCGTTGGCGTGGTCTGGCTGGTGAGCTCCGATGCGCTGCTCACCGGTGTGTTTCTTGCCGCCATGATCGTCTTCGCGGCGCTGGCCTGGTCGGTGTCGCGCCGACAGGCTGCGGAAGCCGCCCCCGAATTCGCCCATCCGGATTGGTCGGTCACGGTTGCCGCGCTCGAACATGTCGATCACGCAGTCGCGGTGACCGACCGTGCCGGGCGGCTGACATGTGCGAATTCGGGCTACGAGAACGCTTTCGACGGGCTTGGCGCACCGGCAGCGCTGACATTGGACGAAGGGTCGCAGGAGAGCCTTTCCAGCGCCGCCAGAGCCGCGCTGCGCGACGGGCAGGCCCAGTGCGAAATCGTACACCGGTCCGCCGAGAACCCGGCCTTGCCAGTGCGCTGGGGGGTCAACGTGCGCCGTGCCGGTCGCGGCGACGATTTCCTCGTCTGGACTTTCTCACGCGAGGGCCGCCGTGAGGTGGTGACCGATCTGGCGGAGCAGTTGCGCGGCCGTCTTGGAAAAGGTCTGGGCCGTGCCGGGATCAGTGCCGCTCTGGTCGCCCCGGACGGGATGATGATCGCCGCCAGTCCCAGCTTTGCCGAACGCGCCACCGGAGATGCCGGAGCCGACCTCGCGGGCACCCCCTTCGTTGCTCTGCTGACCCAGGACGAGGACGAATGCATCGGCTGGTCGCGCGAGGGCGGGCAGGGCGCTCCGCTGGTGCTCTACCACGTGCCAGCGGCCGATCCCGATCTTGCCGAGGATCCCGATCCGGAAACCACGCCTTCGCTCCTGCTGGCGGTCGAGGCCGCGCAGGGGCTTGGCGGCAATGCCGGGGGAAGCGGTGCGGCGCCGCACCTCGAGGCGCTGCTCAGCCAGTTGCCGTTGGGGCTGGGTATGGCGGATCGTGACGGGCGCCTGCTTTTCGCCAACCCCGCCTTCATGCGCGCCGCCGGGCGCGAGGGGCAGTTGCCGCCGACCTATCCCACCGATCTCGTCGTGCGCGAAGACAAGCGGGCGCTGTCCGAAGCGATACGACGCTTCGCGCAGGGACCCGCGACTGCCGGCGACATCGCGATCCGCCTCGCCAGCCAGCCGGACGAGCCGGTCTCGCTCAGCCTCGCAGGGGTGCGCGGTCTCGGCGAGGCGGCGGTGCTGCTCGGCCTGACCGATACCTCGGAGGAAACGCGCCTCAAGCGTCAGGTCGCGCAGGCTACGAAGATGCAGGCGGTGGGCCAGCTCGCGGGCGGTGTAGCTCACGATTTCAACAATGTGCTTACCGCAATCCTGGGCACCTGCGATCTCATGCTGATGCGCCACACCCCGGGCGATTCAGACTACGACGACATCCAGCAGATCCGCGCCAATTCCAACCGCGCCGCATCGCTTACGCGCCAGCTCCTCGCCTTCTCGCGCCAGCAGACGCTGCGCCCGGAAGTGCTGCAGCTGCCCGACGTGGTGGCCGACGTCTCGCAGATGCTGCGCCGCCTGATCGGTGAGAAGATCCAGCTCGTCGTCACCCACGATCGCGATCTGGGGCCCGTTCGCGCCGACCCCACCCAGCTCGAGCAGGTCATCGTCAACCTCGCGGTCAATGCGCGCGATGCCATGCAGATGCAGGGGGGCAGCCGCGCGGGCGACGGATCGGGCACGCTCACGCTCTCGACCCGTCGCGTCACCACCACCGACGTGCAGGCGCTGCGCAGCGAGATCATCCCGGCGGGCGAATATACCGCGCTCATCGTCGAGGATACCGGGGCAGGGATCCCGCCCGAGGTGCTCGGCAAGATCTTCGAGCCCTTCTTCACCACCAAGGAGCAGGGCAAGGGTACCGGTCTTGGTCTCTCGACGGTCTACGGCATCGTCAAGCAGTCGGGCGGCTTCATCTTCGCCGAGAGCGAAGTGGGCAAGGGCACGCGGTTCATCGTCTACCTGCCGGTGCACCACATCGTTCCGGGTAGCGCCGAAGACAAGGGTGGCAAGGCCCCCGCACCCGAGGTCGCGCCGAGCCAGTGGGCGGGCGGCGGGGCGATCCTGCTGGTCGAGGACGAGGACACCGTGCGGATCGTCGCCGAGCGCGCGCTGACCCGGCAGGGCTATGCCGTGACCTGCGCGCGCGACGGCGAGGAGGGGCTCGAGATCGTGCGCGAGGGCGGGACTTTCGATCTCGTCGTTTCCGACGTCGTCATGCCCACGCTCGATGGTCCCGCGATGGCGCGCGAGATCCGCAAGCTCGCACCCGGGCTGCCGGTGCTGTTCATGTCGGGCTATGCCGAGGAGCAGCTGCGCAAGGAAATCGGGCTGTCGAACGCGTTCTTCATGCCAAAGCCGTTCTCGGTGCAGCAGCTCTCCGAAAAAGTCGGGGATGTTCTGGCACGGGCGGCACGGCGTTAA
- a CDS encoding DUF2062 domain-containing protein has translation MSLGALLRRLGTMMHRRLPRREELAENKWLAPVAGRALSPELWRFTRRSVPRGVALGLFAAFIIPIGQIFLACFLAFPARANVAVAALVTFVTNPFTLPFWIVVANRIGQFFIGTRAEDVVAHSAAGSGAWAHDVDWMAHSAGQAVIGFIVLAIVSSSFGYVIAGWTWRYWIGHKHRERRQRPAKRDGARASGAKAPGEDGGIS, from the coding sequence ATGAGCTTGGGAGCATTGCTGCGCAGGCTGGGCACAATGATGCATCGCCGCCTGCCGCGCCGAGAGGAACTTGCCGAGAACAAATGGCTCGCCCCCGTGGCTGGTCGAGCGCTGAGCCCGGAGCTGTGGCGCTTCACCCGTCGTTCGGTACCGCGCGGCGTCGCGCTGGGATTGTTCGCGGCATTCATTATCCCGATCGGGCAGATATTCCTTGCCTGCTTCCTCGCCTTTCCGGCGCGGGCCAATGTCGCGGTGGCAGCGCTCGTCACTTTCGTCACCAATCCCTTCACCTTGCCGTTCTGGATCGTCGTTGCCAATCGCATCGGTCAGTTCTTCATCGGCACGCGCGCCGAGGATGTGGTCGCCCATTCTGCGGCTGGTTCGGGGGCATGGGCGCACGACGTTGACTGGATGGCGCATTCGGCAGGTCAGGCGGTGATCGGTTTCATCGTCCTCGCCATCGTCAGCTCCAGCTTCGGCTACGTGATTGCAGGATGGACCTGGCGCTACTGGATCGGGCACAAGCACCGCGAGCGGCGCCAGCGTCCGGCAAAACGTGACGGGGCGCGTGCCAGTGGTGCAAAAGCGCCCGGCGAGGACGGGGGAATCTCTTGA
- a CDS encoding DUF2062 domain-containing protein has protein sequence MSTLAARLSAWLHAQMPTHEQMEANRLTAPFARRRELFRFTRRSVPRGVAVGLFIGIFALIPGVQIVGAALLSVPFRGNIPIAAAMTFLSNPLTTLLIILPLAVTIGNLFGFHADIATVTALVEHGAPLREWARWIVDDTAPAIVIGLFVQALLAAFAGYFLSSWGWRLWVARKHRSRSSRAAPAITGVSRGVLQAGNDNEDDGFDDNGGRNRGGVRR, from the coding sequence ATGAGCACTTTGGCGGCGCGATTATCGGCATGGCTGCACGCGCAGATGCCGACGCATGAGCAGATGGAGGCCAATCGCCTCACCGCTCCTTTCGCGCGCCGCCGCGAGCTGTTCCGCTTTACCCGTCGCTCGGTACCGCGCGGGGTGGCCGTTGGTCTGTTTATCGGCATCTTCGCGCTGATCCCGGGAGTGCAGATCGTGGGTGCGGCGCTTCTCAGCGTGCCTTTCCGGGGGAACATCCCGATCGCTGCGGCAATGACCTTCCTGAGCAATCCGCTGACCACGCTGCTCATCATCCTCCCGCTGGCCGTGACCATCGGCAACCTTTTCGGTTTCCACGCCGACATCGCCACCGTCACCGCACTGGTCGAGCATGGCGCGCCCTTGCGCGAATGGGCGCGGTGGATCGTCGACGATACGGCGCCTGCGATCGTCATTGGTCTTTTCGTTCAGGCTCTTCTGGCGGCTTTCGCAGGCTATTTCCTCTCGAGCTGGGGCTGGAGATTGTGGGTCGCACGCAAGCATCGGTCGCGAAGTTCACGCGCGGCTCCGGCCATCACCGGCGTGTCGCGCGGCGTCTTGCAGGCTGGCAACGACAACGAGGACGACGGTTTCGACGACAACGGCGGTCGCAATCGCGGAGGCGTGCGGCGATGA
- the smpB gene encoding SsrA-binding protein SmpB, whose amino-acid sequence MARPQRSTFDKHKTVAENRKARFDYHIDETFEAGIALTGTEVKSLRFGEGSIVESYAEIRNGECWLVNANVPEFSHGNRFNHEPKRPRKLLLHEREIDRLQGAVERKGMTLVPLSVYFNGRGRAKVELALAKGKNAADKRNTIKERDWKREQGRILREHG is encoded by the coding sequence ATGGCACGTCCGCAAAGATCCACATTCGACAAGCACAAGACCGTCGCGGAAAACCGCAAGGCTCGCTTCGATTATCACATCGACGAGACCTTCGAGGCGGGAATCGCACTGACCGGCACCGAAGTGAAGTCGCTGCGCTTCGGCGAGGGCTCGATCGTCGAATCCTACGCCGAGATCCGCAATGGCGAATGCTGGCTGGTCAATGCCAACGTTCCCGAGTTCAGCCACGGCAACCGCTTCAATCACGAGCCCAAGCGCCCGCGCAAGCTGCTGCTGCACGAGCGCGAGATCGACCGCCTGCAAGGGGCGGTCGAGCGCAAGGGCATGACGCTCGTCCCGCTCTCGGTCTATTTCAACGGCCGGGGGCGCGCGAAGGTCGAGCTTGCGCTGGCCAAGGGCAAGAACGCGGCCGACAAGCGCAATACGATCAAGGAACGCGACTGGAAGCGCGAACAGGGCAGGATCCTGCGGGAACACGGATGA